The Nostoc sp. 'Peltigera membranacea cyanobiont' N6 genome contains the following window.
ACTATTCAAACCTGTGACAGAAATTTTACTTCCATCTAAACCTGCTGCTTTGGCTACTAGTTGTAGTAAATCCTGGTAGAAGTCAATAATGATTTCTCCATAACTTCTCAACATACTTTCCTGTTTAGCAAAATCCATTTGTTTAGAGACTCCAGATTGGGCTAAAGCAGCATTACCACTACTTACGCCACCAGCAGCTATTAAATCTCGCACTTGAGTTTCTATAGATTGTAAGCTGTTAGCCATGTGCTCAATCATGTAACCATGAGGTTCAGACCATTCAAATTTCTCTAGCTCAAGTACATGTGCCAAACCTGTTGGTATAGGCTCCTGATTTTCATAAGAATTCTCGAAGTCTCCATCAGGAGTTTGAATTCTTTTGAATGTTCTCTGGAAGTAAGCCATTGTCAACAAATCATATTTTGCACAATCTGTTCTCAAATGTTCCAGTGCTTTACTAGCTGCTTGATCAGCAACCCAAAGTTGGTCAGGTAACTCTATTTTGAAAACTGGTACTGTACCAAACCCATGTTCTATAGGAGGAGATTGTAAACTGATAGCGGTATCAGCATTAACCATCTCACTATTAATTTTAGTGATATTACCTTTACCATCAAGCTCCACAAATGCAGAGTACTTGGCAATATAAGTATTATCAATAAATGTCCAGGTACAGACCTTTCTAGGCGCAGCAATAGGGTTAGAATTATCTTCAGATATCTGTCTAATCTTTAACCAATTAAGTTTACCCTTACCTTCACTCCAATTGATAACTTGAAGGGGACTATAGGTCACAATATAAGGACGTAACCCTAGTGCTTCTTCTTGTAATTTATTAGTAGGAATTATATCTGACCTACTTTTATCTACATGAACAAATATCTTTTTAAACTTTAAAAGTTCTCTAAAGATTAATGTAATTAGATTCTTTTCTGAACGTCCAGACAAGTCTGTGTCCTCACGGAAGGCTGACCAAAACTTAGGGTTAACGTCTAACCCTTCAATTGTCATATAGGACTCCTATTTGATTTTTGAAAAAACTCCGTACATCTGAAGAGTGGGGAAATCAAAGGTAGTGTGTCGAATAAACCACTCAAACATCCACTTCAAATGCGAGAATTTTGGGATCAAGGCACAGAAACGTCGAACCCATGTTTTAGCTTGCAACCAAATATCCTCGATAGGGTTTTGTTCTGGACAATTAGGAGCAAAGCGAACGCAGTGTATTTTCCATTGCTCGGCTGGTAGACCAAGATTTACCTCATCTAAGAAGCCTCGAACTTCGTTGGAACGGTGATAACTAGCGCCATCCCACAAAATTAGCAATCGCTGGTTGGGGGAGTGAGCTAGCAAATACTGTAGGTAATCAATAGTATTTTTAGAATTTCCGCTATCGTAGGCTTTTAGTAGCAATTCTCGTTCGAGATAGTCAACTGCTCCATAGTATGTCTGTTTATCTCGTTCGTTCACAACTGGAACTGCTATTTCTTGGTCAGTTTTCCCCCAAACATATCCACTTAAATCTCCCCATAGCAAATGGCATTCATCAAGCAGCAACACTCTCAATAAGCCTGTTTCAATTTCCTCTCGGTGGTTTGCCAGCAGTGTTGCAATCTCTTTTTTTTTGCTGCGACAGCATTCTCGTCGGCTTTGGGATTTAATTTTGTGGTTTTCTTCCAGCTAATTCCTGCTGCATCAAACAGGTCGTAGTAACTTTGCTTTGATTCATAAATTACGTCGTACTCAAAAGCTAATTTGTACTCTAGTTCACCTAGCTCCCAGCAGTTTTTAGTTTGCAGCCAACTCAATACTTCTTCTTGCTGTTGAGTACTCAGGTAGCTCTTTCTCCCTTTGTAGTTCAAGCACAGTCCATTAATTCCATCTTCCTCATAGGCTTGTTTCCAGCCTGTTATCGAGCCTAGAGACACATCTAAAATAGCTTGGATTTCTTCGTACAAGTAATCTTGGTAAACCAATTTGACTGCCAAAGCTTTTCTTGCCTCACGGGCATCACGACAAGCTGCTATAAAATCTTGTAACTCAGCGATCGCAGTTGCCACTCCTCCAGGTAGTGTTGCCGTTTGTAGATGCTGATTTATCATTGTCTGCTCTTACACTTGTAAACTCTTGCGTATTATCTCGTAATCTTTTTCAAAAATCAAATAGGAATCCTATAGGAGCATTACTGAGCTTACTAACCTGCTCATTTACATTTGTTGAAAGAATATTCAGGTAGGTATGTTTCTTAATTCTGGTTTCATAAATTTCATTATCCTCACCTGGTCGTTGAGTGATAAAATGTCTAATAGAATTCTTGAGTTTGTAGCCACCTGAAACTAATAAATCAATTTCATTTAGAGTAGGTAACATTTGCTCATACTCAACATTCTTTGCCTCTAGAGTTTCTAGAAGTAATTGATTGGGGTACATATATTATTTAATTTCTAAGTTGTTTATTTTGAAGAGTGTTATACAGGCTACCAATACAATAGCGGGCACTATCTACGGTATGGTCTTCTTGATGGTCTGCTGGTTTATTTATTAACTCACCTTCTGAATCAGTTGCCCGATGGTAGTCTTCAAACTGAGATATCAATTCAACTAAATTAGCTTTAATAAAAAGGTTATCTTGGTAGAATAAATTATTCATAATGTCTACACTTGGCATTAGTCCCAACTTAGTTCTACTGACCTCTACAGCCCTACTCATGCCAGGTATATTCTCACGTTTACCTAATATTCTTGCTGACTTAATACTGCCACCTCTGTCATCTGGCATGTAGCATCGGTATACATTATACTTAGTACAAAGTCTAGCTATTTCTCTTAGGAAAATTTCCTCTGGTATAGTCTCTCCAGATCGATTTAACCAATAGTCAACTATATAAAATTTACTACGGTCTTCACTTAATCCAATGACAACTGCACTTGGATTTCTATCCCCCCAATCTGTTCCAAGATAATAACTGAGGTTGTTAGGTATATCCTTTATATAATGTTTATCAGATAGCTGATCAAATAACTGACCTGAGAAGTTTTCAAAGCTAGCTTGATATTCTTGCTTATATGATTTCTCAGGCATCTGAGCCTTAGCTTGCCTAAGTTGTTTTAGAGGGAAATGAGGATTATCACGGGTGGTAAAATGGTAATAACTCCACTCTGCTAAATCTTTTATATTTAAATAGAATTTATATAGTGGATGATTTCTTCCTTTGGGAGTGGCACATAATGTAGCTGTTGAACCTGGAGTATCTCCTAACGCTGGGAAAACTACTTGTGACCAAACATCCGGCTTTATATCTTGAAATTCATCTGCTGCTACAAAATAAAATTTAAGTCCTCTTAACCCATCTCCAGAATCGTCATTTGTGCCTCTTAGAATGATGTCTGGTTTTCCACCTTTAAAAGTTATTCTGTAATCTGAATGGTTGATATTCTTTACAAAAGGAGCGTCCTTTAACATTCCTACAAGTGCCTTCCAATGTACTGCCTTACACTGTTTTAGGGTTGGCATAATTAGAGCAATTGTTGGAGGAAAGTTAGGGTCAATTGGTTGGTTATAGGTTAAGGCACTAACTATAAGTTGAGTTCTCAATAAATGACTTTTACCAAAACGTCTACCACAAACCAGCAACCTAAATCTATTTGGGTCTACAAATATCTCCTTTTGTTTGCTATGTAGTTTAATTTCAAAACTCATTTACAAATCCTCATCCCCAGCCAAGGATTCTTCTTGTACAGGTTCTGAGTCTTTAACAATAATTGTGTAAGAAGATGTAGGTTCAATCCTTTCTGCCCATTCTTCTTTGAGAGCTTTCAAAGCATCAATTGCTGCCTTTGGTTCCCTTTTTGTAAGGGTTACTACTTCTCCTCTAGAAGATTGAGTTTGATATTCATAACCATCTTTGGTCATCCGTACAATTTCTTCTAAAGCTAATGTACGATTGATTTTAGAGTGTAGATTTATTAACCCAACTTTCTGAGCTAACTCTAAAGTCAGAGCTTCACTCTTCTGAAGTTCTTCAACTTTCTGTTTACTATTTTTAATTAGTGTTTTTAACTGTTGTGCTGTCAACTCAATCTCAAACTTATCTGCAAATAAAGCAGTCATTTGAGGCTGAGATAAATGAGGTTGAATACTTAGTAATAATATTAAAAAATCACGCTGAGTCTGTGTCAGCATGAATGCTTTATTTGTTCCCATAAAAAAAGGTGCCTCTTAAAGCACCCAGTAATTTTAGATATCTGTTATTTGAATCTGTCCTAAATCAGCCCCATAACCTCACTGGAGAGTAGATATAAAGCGTCAAGGTATGTTTCCCCTATCCAGGAATCTATTGACCCTTGCTGCTTATCCTGGAAGTACTCATGTCTCACTATTAACCAAGATTTCTCAGAAGCTGTAAAGTGATATTCAAGGATAGCCCTATGTAATCTACTTAATCCCCAAATTGCAGCCTCAAGTTCAGCAGAATCAATTTGACCAAACAAGCTGTTACCAGGCTTCAATTCACTTGCATCTTTGTAGAGGCGAGGTAAATATTGGTCAACATCATCAAAGGTTCCTTGGAAGAATAAATCTAGGCACTCTTCAAGATTTGTGGAATCAATGTAGCTGGTAATAAGTTGAGTAGTCATAATTTATATCCTTTTATTTATTAGTTAAATTAGTATTAATAATTTGAAGTTAATGTGTTCTCAAATAACTGTTTCCAATCACCTTTTAGATAGCTGCACTCAAGCTCAGTTAATTGTTGAAGTTTTTTGTTTGTGTATAGAGGTTTATCTAAATTAGATTTCTCAGATTCAATAATTTGATTGAAATTTTGATTCATCCAATCCCTTATCTGTTGCTTATCTCTAGCTGATAAAGATTTATCATTTAGATATTCTTGAACTACAGGAAGGATGCCCCAATGATTCCTTTGTTCTGCATAATCTGACCCATAAGTCTTTCTGAATTTGTAAGATAGAGTGCTTTTAGGAATCTTGAAAATCTTAGCTAATGCCCTTAGTGAATACCCTTTTAAAAATAGTTTATAAGCTCTACTAATTACGTTGCTCATTTAAATTCTCTAGCTCCTTTATCTTCTAAGAATAGCTTTTGTATGCTAGTAAAAGGTAGGATATCTATTAACTGAAAGTACCTTAAACGCTGCGCTGTGCTATTAGAAGAATAAGAAATACTGGCTTAAATTTAGACATTAAAAAACCTCCTTATTAGGGAGGCTTCTTATTAGTTAACTATTTGATTTATGCTGCTTTAGCATTCTTTAATTTAAGGATTGGGGTAACGTTATCTACTTTAGTTTTTTTGATTAGTCTTCCAGTTTGGTATGCTTCTGAAATTGAACTGTTTAGTTTACTAATTGTTCGTTGAGCTACTGTAGCTGTGAACTCTGTTTCTAGTTTCTTCTTTAACCAGAAGTGAGACTCAATTGGTGAGTTGTCTACAATGTTATTTACCACCCTCTCTGTGATGCTCTGTAGGTCAATAAAACTTACTTTGACTTTTGCTCCAGGATACAGTTTCTTAGCGTCCTTATTGACTTCCTCAATATAACTTTTTGCTTCCCAGTTAATTCCTTTTGGTGAGGTAAAGATGAATTCAATTGATTTGTTAGGGTACTTTTCAATAGCTAACTCAATATACTTTTTATTAACTAAGGTGGTCTTTACCTCTTGTTCTGAAAGTGTGTGAGCTTTGAGTTCATAGACTTTAATTACTCTAGGTAGTCTCTCTACAAAATCCCATCTGCGGTGGCTACCAGGGTTAAATGTATCAAGGATAGCAACCTCAAACTTGAAACCAACATTTGAGTAAGCAACAAGTTCAATAAGTTGTTTCTGTAAGTCTGGTTCAATTACATGGGAGGATTCTTCAATCTCTTTCTTAACTGAAGTTTCAATAGCTACTGAACCAAGTGTTTGGAAACCTTTAGCAACTTGGGAAGAACCTTGAACTAAGTAGCTGTAAGCGTGTAAAAAGTTACCAACACAAAGTGAATTAATTCGACCTAGTGATACTCCATTTTGTTGTTCATACAACTTCTTGAAGTTAGCTAGTTTATCACCTTCTAATTTCAAACCCTTACCAGCTAACCTTTCTGACGGGCGGTTTTTTTCACCTGTCGTCACTTTAGCTTCAGAACTCCAGTTTCTTCTATAATCATCAGAGTCTAAATCTTTGGCTACACTTAGATCACCCATTAAGTAGTAAGCATTTTGACCATTTATATCTGATACCCATTTAAGATTCTTAGTACGTGTCCATCTGCATAACTCATCAAGAACACTAGGGTCAATTTTAGGTGCGATCGCTTCAATAGCTGATTTCAATTTAGTATCGGAATTTAAAGGAGAATTAATAAGTGTCATTTTATATATTAGTTAGTTTTAATTAGGCCTTTTCCAACCTTCTATATATATGATACTCAGTGTGTGTAGTGAAAATGTAGGCAAACAAATACAGCTTCCTATTTGTGGTAGGAAGCTGTTAATTAGAAACCTGTATGTTGATGTTAGTTACGTTCAGTGAAATCTACAAAGTCACGTTGGAAGTCAACATAACTATCTGCTAGTTCATTTGCTTCTACTAATTGGGGCTGAAAGAATAGTTTACCCACTAGTAACCCAAGTACAAAGCTGAACAAAATCAAAGTGAAAATGATCAGTGTAATAATAGCAATCATTTTAATATTCCTTTATTAATAAGTGAAGGGAAGTTTTTAGGCTTCCCCATTATTCAATTTACTTTAGGGGGTTAACTGTTTCCAATATCAACATTCTGATAACTTCAACAATTAATCTCAGTTGATAGAATTCAAAGTTACCAGGGTATCTAGAATTCTCAGATGTCTTCAGCCCTGCTATATAAGGCTTATTAAATAGTAAACACTTCAAGGTATAAACTAACCCATCTCTGTTATAAGCTACCACCCTGGACTTACTGGAGGTAGTAAACCAATAAGCTGCAATCTCTTCACCTTTGAAATCTTTAGTAAGTAGACGATCAGATAAATTAGACATAAAATTTAGTTCCTTTTTTAATCTTATGTAAATACTATAACTGTTAAGTATAAACAAAAGGTAGGCATGTATTATGCTCACCTACTACTAATACTAATTTGATAAATTGAGGGTAATTAATAAAGGTAATTATTATGGATAACCAAACTGTAGAATATTTTCAAGTAGATGAATCTGGTAATCTAATTACTGATGAGAGTGGGGAACCTATATTATTTGTTAATCCAGATTCCTATAAGTTAAGTGAACCTATTTTAGCTAGGGTTATTAGGCTGCTGAAGGGGATGGTAATTAAACTTTGGTAACTCAAGACTGAAGTAATATTAGCAGCCCCTCTGGGGCAATATAAGGGGGTGAGGAATTATCACTTCCCTTTATTTTTCATGTTTACTTAATAGAGGGGCGTAAACTTTGGCGGCAATCTTAAGTAAACAGCAAACCAGGGAAACCTAAAGGGAAAGGTAAAGGCAGGAAACTAGGGTAAGGAAAGGGTAGGGAAAGTAGAGAGAGAGACTACTAGGGATAGTGATGTAAGTCAATCCTTAGAAGACTTATGCAGCAGCCTTCTTCAGCTTTTTAAGCCTCATCCTGCTCCCTTTAAATATATGTCGGGTTTATTATCATTACTGATAATAAGTAGGCTGAGGTTTTCAACAATAGTGTTGAAAACTAAATAGTATATTCCTCACTGCTGATTAATAAGTAATGAGAAGTTGGGGCGGCAGAGTTAAGGTTTTTTTGCTTAAGAAATCTAAACCTAAATAGACAGCAAACCAAGGGAAAGGAGAGAAGTAGGAGACAGAGGTAGAGAAAGGGAAGGAAAGGAGATATAAAGACTACTAGGGATAGTATGCAAATATATTTCTACAAGTAATATACAGTAATAGTTTCCAGCATTTTCTCCTTCGTCCTGCTCCCTAAATCAATACTAATTATCCCAGTTATTTCAGTGTTAGTTTTGTTATAATTGTAGGATAATAAAACATCAGTATACTTAACTAAAATGACAAATAACAACTCCTGTAATATTGACCATAGCAGCTCTATAAATGATAAGAGTACAGATACACCTTCAGTAGAATTAAAGCCTCCTAAGGTCAAACTGAAGACTAGAAGATTAACTAAAAAGCAAAGGATGATTGAGACGGAGATTATGAATTGTGTGAACTTTACTTTAGAAAATAATGATTATTAACTAAATTTATGAAGTGCCTATTTATTACCATCAATTAGATATTATTTAGTGGCACTTAGTATTATTTAGTGTTATAATGAAAGGAGAGAAAAGAAAATAACTTACTTATTAGAAGACTATGATTCACACTAAATATGTTTCCATTAGAATGCCTGACCAGCTTTGCAATCAGATAGATACTGAAGCAGAGGAAGAGATGTTAAGTAGGGCTGATATTATCCGTAGGGCGTTATTATTTTACTACCAATCCAAACAGTCAGTTTAACTTTTAAGGGGCACCCTAGCCCCACCTACTATTCTCAAATTAGCTAATAAACTTTTAATAAATAAAATGACAAACTTAATTATCTCTAATCAAGATGGCGTTCAATATTTTACAGTGGCATCCACAGGTGAATCTGGTATGAGTCAATCAGGTTTAGCTAGAGCCTGTGGAGTTGATGAGAAGTCTATCAGAAAGCTGATTGAAACTGTTCGGACTAAATCACCCTCTCCAATCCTGGAATCCTTTACTGGTAAGTATTTAGAGGATTTAGTTGTCCGTCATGATGTAAAGTATCACAATGCAACTATATTAAAAGATGTTTTCTGCGCTGCTGTATTAAGTCACTATGCTCAACAAGGTAGAACTGAAGCTGCTGTATCATTGGGTGCTTTTGCTGCGATAGGTATTAGGGTTTACATTCAACAAATAACTGGCTGGAAGTCCCCAGTTGAAGCTACACAACCTAAACTACCTACTTCTTATAAAGAGGCTCTACTGGCTCTTGTAGCGGCTGAAGAAGAGAAGGAAGCTTTGGTTAGTAAAATATCTGAATTGGCACCCAAAGCTGGGATATTTGATGTGATTTCTGAATCAAGTAAACTTCTTTCCTTAAGTGATACAGCTAAAATTATTAATAGTCCTGGGCTTGGACGTAACAATTTAATGCAACTTCTGCGTAGTAAAAAGATACTTCAGCTAACTGATAATACTCCTTACCAAAAATACGTTGATCAAGGATACTTTGTACTGGTAGAGAAGGTTACTAATGTTGGAGTTCAAACAGTAACCAAAGTAACTCAGAAAGGCTTGAGTTTTCTGATTAGGTTTTTACAGAAAGAAGGCTATACAGTACCCGATAAATCTAAGGCTGCTTAAGTCTGGTATCTGATAAATAATCTAATTCAAGGGGGACTTTAATAAGTCCTTTTTTTAATGTTTACTAATGCCTAATTAATGTAATCAACAGTGTGGCCACTTGTAACACAATTTGTTATAATGGAAGCATAACAAACAAATTATATTTACTTTTAATATTATGTCTAAGTCTTATATCATCAGAAAGTTCAGAGCAACAGAATCTACTAAGAATATTATTGATGACCTCCTAGTAAGTTTTACTAGGGCAACTTATGAATTCTTTATTCACCTACTAAATGGTTATGAGTGTAATAAAGAGAATGATGGCTGGACTCCAGTACCAGCTTCTACTATGACTGAAGTTTGGGGTAGAGATAAAGTCGAGTGGGGTTCCTTGATTGAAGCAGGGTTAATAGAAGTCTTAGTATTAGACAAGATTGAATTAGCTAATGGATTTGTACTGGAGCAAACTTACTCCCGCTATAAAGGTTTATGCAGATGCTACAGGGTTAAAATAGATGTAGTAGATGTAATCTATGAAACTTTCCCTAAGACAATTGAGGAAGCTACCAATGCTAAGTGGTACAACTTGATGAAGAATCAAGCAGACAAGGTGGGTACTACTAGTGTGTTAACTGATGACACTAACAATTCCATACCTGTCTTACTTAAGGAGGCTATCCAGTCTATTAGAAGATGTCCTTTTAACTACACCAGCCTTAAGAACTATATAGATAACTTTGATTCTGCTACAACCTTTGGGGGAACTGAT
Protein-coding sequences here:
- a CDS encoding IS630 family transposase (programmed frameshift), coding for MINQHLQTATLPGGVATAIAELQDFIAACRDAREARKALAVKLVYQDYLYEEIQAILDVSLGSITGWKQAYEEDGINGLCLNYKGRKSYLSTQQQEEVLSWLQTKNCWELGELEYKLAFEYDVIYESKQSYYDLFDAAGISWKKTTKLNPKADENAVAGKKKEIATLLANHREEIETGLLRVLLLDECHLLWGDLSGYVWGKTDQEIAVPVVNERDKQTYYGAVDYLERELLLKAYDSGNSKNTIDYLQYLLAHSPNQRLLILWDGASYHRSNEVRGFLDEVNLGLPAEQWKIHCVRFAPNCPEQNPIEDIWLQAKTWVRRFCALIPKFSHLKWMFEWFIRHTTFDFPTLQMYGVFSKIK
- a CDS encoding terminase large subunit domain-containing protein yields the protein MSFEIKLHSKQKEIFVDPNRFRLLVCGRRFGKSHLLRTQLIVSALTYNQPIDPNFPPTIALIMPTLKQCKAVHWKALVGMLKDAPFVKNINHSDYRITFKGGKPDIILRGTNDDSGDGLRGLKFYFVAADEFQDIKPDVWSQVVFPALGDTPGSTATLCATPKGRNHPLYKFYLNIKDLAEWSYYHFTTRDNPHFPLKQLRQAKAQMPEKSYKQEYQASFENFSGQLFDQLSDKHYIKDIPNNLSYYLGTDWGDRNPSAVVIGLSEDRSKFYIVDYWLNRSGETIPEEIFLREIARLCTKYNVYRCYMPDDRGGSIKSARILGKRENIPGMSRAVEVSRTKLGLMPSVDIMNNLFYQDNLFIKANLVELISQFEDYHRATDSEGELINKPADHQEDHTVDSARYCIGSLYNTLQNKQLRN
- a CDS encoding ribbon-helix-helix protein, CopG family, which produces MPDQLCNQIDTEAEEEMLSRADIIRRALLFYYQSKQSV
- a CDS encoding phage antirepressor KilAC domain-containing protein translates to MTNLIISNQDGVQYFTVASTGESGMSQSGLARACGVDEKSIRKLIETVRTKSPSPILESFTGKYLEDLVVRHDVKYHNATILKDVFCAAVLSHYAQQGRTEAAVSLGAFAAIGIRVYIQQITGWKSPVEATQPKLPTSYKEALLALVAAEEEKEALVSKISELAPKAGIFDVISESSKLLSLSDTAKIINSPGLGRNNLMQLLRSKKILQLTDNTPYQKYVDQGYFVLVEKVTNVGVQTVTKVTQKGLSFLIRFLQKEGYTVPDKSKAA